A DNA window from Eretmochelys imbricata isolate rEreImb1 chromosome 3, rEreImb1.hap1, whole genome shotgun sequence contains the following coding sequences:
- the LOC144262435 gene encoding carbohydrate sulfotransferase 9-like has product MKDDLPLTFDTLLHVQQLRKKTLRSFCSKTAKVTKLPASQQQAAEMLSRIAVSTKLDFLYCQVPAIGLESWEWLLEVLEEKEAVTLEVAVRQPQHHGLQKRLSEFNLTAMEAMLRFYTKVLFVRDPFQRLISAFMQGLADGLTFKEFIQSILNRGPQNASMEWKPLVSLCRPCLIQYDYVMMFGFLNREVHHLMRRMGLPMDVHLPEFTDSQIWSTYSWLSEQLLSELSLKERRQLAHFYRWDFAAFRFSSSLLWDLPSTEGSR; this is encoded by the coding sequence ATGAAGGATGATTTACCTTTGACGTTTGACACCCTCCTCCATGTTCAACAGCTCAGGAAAAAGACACTGAGATCCTTCTGCAGCAAAACTGCTAAAGTCACCAAGCTTCCAGCCAGCCAGCAACAAGCAGCTGAGATGCTTTCAAGGATTGCAGTGAGCACCAAGCTGGATTTCCTGTACTGCCAAGTACCAGCAATTGGGCTGGAAAGCTGGGAATGGCTTTTGGAGGTGCTAGAGGAGAAAGAAGCTGTGACACTAGAGGTGGCAGTTCGCCAGCCCCAACATCACGGTCTACAGAAGCGACTCAGTGAGTTCAACCTGACAGCAATGGAGGCTATGCTGAGATTCTACACCAAAGTGCTGTTCGTCAGGGACCCTTTCCAGAGACTCATCTCTGCTTTCATGCAGGGACTGGCAGATGGCCTAACTTTCAAAGAGTTCATCCAGAGCATTTTAAACAGAGGACCCCAGAATGCCAGCATGGAGTGGAAGCCACTGGTCAGCCTGTGCCGGCCATGCCTCATCCAGTATGACTATGTGATGATGTTTGGCTTCCTCAACAGAGAGGTGCATCACCTAATGCGTCGCATGGGATTGCCAATGGATGTCCACCTGCCCGAGTTCACAGACTCCCAGATCTGGAGCACTTATAGCTGGTTATCAGAGCAGTTACTCAGTGAGCTGTCACTCAAAGAAAGGAGGCAGCTGGCCCACTTCTATCGCTGGGACTTTGCTGCCTTCCGGTTTTCTAGCAGTTTGCTTTGGGATCTCCCCAGTACTGAAGGAAGCAGATAA